From Rhododendron vialii isolate Sample 1 chromosome 10a, ASM3025357v1, the proteins below share one genomic window:
- the LOC131304167 gene encoding protein transport protein Sec61 subunit gamma yields the protein MDALDSVFDPLREFAKDSVRLVKRCHKPDRKEFTKVAFRTAIGFVVMGFVGFFVKLIFIPINNIIVGSS from the exons ATGGATGCGTTGGACTCAGTATTCGATCCACTGAGAGAATTCGCCAAGGACAGCGTTCGCCTCGTCAAGAGATGCCACAAACCCGATCGCAAAG AATTCACTAAGGTAGCGTTCCGTACTGCGATTGGATTTGTCGTGATGggatttgttgggtttttcGTGAAGCTGATATTCATCCCTATTAACAACATCATTGTCGGATCTAGTTGA
- the LOC131304166 gene encoding uncharacterized protein LOC131304166 isoform X3 has product MPLSILCRSFRDIDTYTTGFPCGNNQGGTDIFRAVKHCLPGPYTFILTASKELPKQCRRYGATASKFAHRKNVGVRIPDDAVCLAILEKMDAPLISTSVRSPEENGWIIDPVVIADVYGPEGLDFVVDAGVRVADPSTVVDMTGSFPRIIRQGKGPKQPWMVEDDDKDADANKV; this is encoded by the exons ATG CCCCTTAGTATATTGTGCCGTTCCTTCCGGGACATAGATACATACACAACGGGATTCCCTTGCGGTAATAATCAAGGTGGTACAGACATATTTCGAGCCGTGAAGCATTGCTTACCTGGGCCT TATACCTTCATCTTAACTGCAAGTAAAGAATTACCAAAGCAGTGCAGAAGATATGGCGCTACAGCATCCAAATTCGCACACCGGAAAAATGTAGGTGTTCGCATTCCTGATGATGCTGTATGTCTAGCCATTCTAGAGAAGATGGATGCACCATTAATATCAACAAG TGTCAGGTCCCCAGAGGAAAATGGGTGGATAATTGATCCAGTTGTAATAGCTGATGTGTATGGACCAGAg GGTCTTGATTTTGTTGTCGATGCTGGTGTTAGAGTGGCTGATCCATCGACAGTAGTTGATATGACTGGAAGTTTCCCAAGAATTATTCGGCAAGGGAAG GGGCCTAAACAACCATGGATGGTAGAAGACGATGATAAAGATGCTGATGCAAATAAAGTGTAG
- the LOC131304166 gene encoding uncharacterized protein LOC131304166 isoform X2 — MPKCVLLLPLSILCRSFRDIDTYTTGFPCGNNQGGTDIFRAVKHCLPGPYTFILTASKELPKQCRRYGATASKFAHRKNVGVRIPDDAVCLAILEKMDAPLISTSVRSPEENGWIIDPVVIADVYGPEGLDFVVDAGVRVADPSTVVDMTGSFPRIIRQGKGPKQPWMVEDDDKDADANKV, encoded by the exons ATGCCAAAATGTGTCTTACTATTG CCCCTTAGTATATTGTGCCGTTCCTTCCGGGACATAGATACATACACAACGGGATTCCCTTGCGGTAATAATCAAGGTGGTACAGACATATTTCGAGCCGTGAAGCATTGCTTACCTGGGCCT TATACCTTCATCTTAACTGCAAGTAAAGAATTACCAAAGCAGTGCAGAAGATATGGCGCTACAGCATCCAAATTCGCACACCGGAAAAATGTAGGTGTTCGCATTCCTGATGATGCTGTATGTCTAGCCATTCTAGAGAAGATGGATGCACCATTAATATCAACAAG TGTCAGGTCCCCAGAGGAAAATGGGTGGATAATTGATCCAGTTGTAATAGCTGATGTGTATGGACCAGAg GGTCTTGATTTTGTTGTCGATGCTGGTGTTAGAGTGGCTGATCCATCGACAGTAGTTGATATGACTGGAAGTTTCCCAAGAATTATTCGGCAAGGGAAG GGGCCTAAACAACCATGGATGGTAGAAGACGATGATAAAGATGCTGATGCAAATAAAGTGTAG
- the LOC131304166 gene encoding uncharacterized protein LOC131304166 isoform X1, translated as MVHAKMCLTIGCNTFAYIIAILEVYMLADVFLLLVQPLSILCRSFRDIDTYTTGFPCGNNQGGTDIFRAVKHCLPGPYTFILTASKELPKQCRRYGATASKFAHRKNVGVRIPDDAVCLAILEKMDAPLISTSVRSPEENGWIIDPVVIADVYGPEGLDFVVDAGVRVADPSTVVDMTGSFPRIIRQGKGPKQPWMVEDDDKDADANKV; from the exons ATGGTGCATGCCAAAATGTGTCTTACTATTGGTTGTAATACCTTTGCTTACATAATTGCAATACTAGAGGTTTATATGCTTGCTGATGTCTTTCTGTTACTTGTGCAGCCCCTTAGTATATTGTGCCGTTCCTTCCGGGACATAGATACATACACAACGGGATTCCCTTGCGGTAATAATCAAGGTGGTACAGACATATTTCGAGCCGTGAAGCATTGCTTACCTGGGCCT TATACCTTCATCTTAACTGCAAGTAAAGAATTACCAAAGCAGTGCAGAAGATATGGCGCTACAGCATCCAAATTCGCACACCGGAAAAATGTAGGTGTTCGCATTCCTGATGATGCTGTATGTCTAGCCATTCTAGAGAAGATGGATGCACCATTAATATCAACAAG TGTCAGGTCCCCAGAGGAAAATGGGTGGATAATTGATCCAGTTGTAATAGCTGATGTGTATGGACCAGAg GGTCTTGATTTTGTTGTCGATGCTGGTGTTAGAGTGGCTGATCCATCGACAGTAGTTGATATGACTGGAAGTTTCCCAAGAATTATTCGGCAAGGGAAG GGGCCTAAACAACCATGGATGGTAGAAGACGATGATAAAGATGCTGATGCAAATAAAGTGTAG
- the LOC131304236 gene encoding mitochondrial import receptor subunit TOM20-like isoform X2, with product MDMSVDFDRLLFFEHARKAAEAEYEKNPLDAENLTRWGGALLELSSFQNVNESKRLLLESISKLEEALLINPKKHDALWCLGNANTSYAFLTPDQEEARSYFDKSALFFQQAVDEDPENDLYRKSLEVSAKAPELHTEIHRQGFAQQAMATGPSTSTTAKTAKKKKSNDLKYDIFGWVILAVGIVAWVGFAKSNVPPPPPPR from the exons ATGGATATGTCGGTCGATTTCGATCGTCTCCTGTTCTTCGAGCACGCTCGTAAAGCCGCCGAAGCCGAGTACGAGAAGAACCCCCTCGATGCCGAG AATCTGACGAGGTGGGGTGGCGCACTGCTGGAGTTATCATCGTTCCAGAATGTTAACGAGTCAAAGAGGCTGCTTCTAG AAAGTATATCAAAGCTGGAGGAGGCCTTgttgattaatccaaaaaagcATGATGCCCTGTGGTGCTTGGGGAATGCGAACACTTCTTATGCATTTCTGACCCCTGATCAAGAGGAGGCTAGGAGTTATTTTGATAAGTCAGCCCTGTTCTTTCAGCAAGCTGTTGATGAG GACCCCGAGAATGATCTTTACCGCAAATCTTTAGAAGTTTCTGCTAAG GCACCTGAATTGCACACAGAGATTCATAGACAGGGCTTTGCTCAGCAGGCTATGGCAACCGGGCCTTCCACTTCAACAACTGCAAAG ACTgcgaagaaaaagaagagtaaTGATCTTAAGTACGACATCTTTGGATGGGTAATCCTTGCAGTTGGAATCGTTGCATGGGTGGGATTTGCAAAATCCAAtgttcctcctcctccgcctcctaGATAA
- the LOC131304236 gene encoding mitochondrial import receptor subunit TOM20-like isoform X1 produces the protein MDMSVDFDRLLFFEHARKAAEAEYEKNPLDAENLTRWGGALLELSSFQNVNESKRLLLESISKLEEALLINPKKHDALWCLGNANTSYAFLTPDQEEARSYFDKSALFFQQAVDEDPENDLYRKSLEVSAKAPELHTEIHRQGFAQQAMATGPSTSTTAKVIFLDYCKHVLLLALVPDHCKCSVICLMKVFVFVCPSLGCCLLCCLIPLYKCLGTSTWPGPCNLIVQ, from the exons ATGGATATGTCGGTCGATTTCGATCGTCTCCTGTTCTTCGAGCACGCTCGTAAAGCCGCCGAAGCCGAGTACGAGAAGAACCCCCTCGATGCCGAG AATCTGACGAGGTGGGGTGGCGCACTGCTGGAGTTATCATCGTTCCAGAATGTTAACGAGTCAAAGAGGCTGCTTCTAG AAAGTATATCAAAGCTGGAGGAGGCCTTgttgattaatccaaaaaagcATGATGCCCTGTGGTGCTTGGGGAATGCGAACACTTCTTATGCATTTCTGACCCCTGATCAAGAGGAGGCTAGGAGTTATTTTGATAAGTCAGCCCTGTTCTTTCAGCAAGCTGTTGATGAG GACCCCGAGAATGATCTTTACCGCAAATCTTTAGAAGTTTCTGCTAAG GCACCTGAATTGCACACAGAGATTCATAGACAGGGCTTTGCTCAGCAGGCTATGGCAACCGGGCCTTCCACTTCAACAACTGCAAAGGTGATTTTCTTAGATTACTGCAAGCATGTCTTACTCCTAGCACTAGTTCCTGATCACTGTAAATGTAGTGTAATTTGTTTAATGAAGGTGTTTGTATTTGTCTGCCCATCTTTGGGATGCTGTTTGTTATGCTGCCTAATACCGTTGTACAAATGTCTTGGGACTTCCACCTGGCCCGGCCCATGCAATCTTATTGTGCAATAG